From Sceloporus undulatus isolate JIND9_A2432 ecotype Alabama chromosome 6, SceUnd_v1.1, whole genome shotgun sequence, one genomic window encodes:
- the C6H1orf189 gene encoding uncharacterized protein C1orf189 homolog: MASTKAKTGQPNQTTTREQLLKEEEMLEKIHDFTKMIKSWERSYAMSLQLLAQEDRCFEKARKRQQAEMKEELHYANKQLIMVRRAALRHLLSTEHLQYQLELNHLGKSFYAERL; the protein is encoded by the exons ATGGCATCCACCAAAGCAAAGACAGGACAGCCAAACCAAACCACCACACGTGAGCAGTTATTGAAAGAAGAAGAG ATGTTAGAGAAAATTCATGATTTTACTAAAATGATCAAAAG CTGGGAGCGTAGCTACGCCATGAGCCTGCAACTGTTAGCACAAGAGGACAGGTGTTTTGAAAAGGCCAGGAAGAGGCAACAggcagaaatgaaagaagaacTACACTATGCTAATAAACAACTGATAATG GTTCGGCGAGCAGCCTTACGTCATCTCTTAAGCACTGAGCATCTGCAATACCAGCTGGAATTGaaccacttgggcaagtcattctatGCAGAGCGGTTGTAG